One stretch of Poecilia reticulata strain Guanapo linkage group LG21, Guppy_female_1.0+MT, whole genome shotgun sequence DNA includes these proteins:
- the LOC103458026 gene encoding leucine-rich repeat-containing protein 15 encodes MLPWTQLVLVFLSVAQAVVSCPDVCKCSXKSGPEKSEVNCHKKGLRSLPSNLPPDAWILKLGENGITTLKANSFRSAPKIESINLERNAIKSIHPNAFSGAKQLMLLNLYGNHITVLPPRGFQDLLNLRFLMLGQNQIGILKSEMFAGMRNLSDLDLPLNALTALPSNAFRPLIALKVLDLSLNRIQRISPKAFTGLRQLLFLNLDNNSLKTVPSGAFRPLRSLEMLVLDNNLLSTLSQSALDGLSNLQELYLRNNELEQLPSGAFSNMPKLSQLGLSGNRLKTVDGNMFSHIPELKKLHLHENPWQCDCSIISLVRWMGQTKAAMSPRDAPKCASPPQLKNKSLSSLRLATLQCXA; translated from the exons ATGCTGCCCTGGACTCAGTTGGTGTTGGTCTTTCTTAGCGTGGCGCAGGCTGTGGTAAGCTGCCCTGATGTCTGCAAATGCTCCARGAAGTCTGGCCCAGAAAAGTCCGAAGTCAACTGTCATAAAAAGGGTCTCCGTAGCCTTCCTTCCAATCTGCCTCCGGACGCCTGGATCCTCAAACTGG GTGAGAATGGCATCACAACCCTAAAAGCCAATTCATTTAGATCAGCGCCCAAGATTGAGAGCATCAACCTGGAACGAAAYGCAAtcaaatccatccatcccaaTGCCTTTTCTGGTGCCAAACAACTGATGCTGCTCAATCTTTATGGCAACCACATCACAGTGCTMCCCCCAAGGGGGTTTCAG GACCTCCTGAACCTTCGTTTCCTCATGCTGGGCCAGAACCAGATTGGGATTCTCAAATCTGAGATGTTTGCTGGCATGAGGAACCTCTCAGACCTCGATCTACCTCTTAATGCGCTGACAGCGCTTCCGTCTAATGCCTTCAGACCTTTGATTGCCCTCAAAGTGTTGGACCTTTCCCTSAATCGAATCCAAAGGATTTCTCCAAAGGCCTTCACTGGACTCAGACAGCTCCTGTTCCTCAATCTGGACAACAACAG TCTGAAAACTGTCCCATCTGGAGCATTCCGGCCGCTGAGATCACTGGAGATGCTGGTTCTGGACAACAACCTCTTGTCAACACTGAGTCAGTCAGCTCTGGATGGCCTTAGCAATCTGCAG GAGCTCTACCTGAGGAACAACGAGCTGGAGCAGCTGCCATCTGGTGCGTTCAGCAACATGCCCAAGCTCTCCCAGCTTGGACTCAGTGGAAACCGCCTGAAGACAGTGGATGGAAACATGTTCAGCCATATTCCAG ARCTGAAGAAGCTGCACCTGCATGAGAACCCGTGGCAGTGCGACTGTAGCATCATCTCCCTGGTGAGGTGGATGGGACAGACCAAGGCCGCCATGTCGCCCCGGGACGCCCCGAAATGTGCGAGCCCACCGCAGCTGAAGAACAAGAGCCTGAGCAGCCTGCGGCTGGCGACGCTGCAGTGCARCGCCTGA